A region of Nostoc sp. 'Peltigera membranacea cyanobiont' N6 DNA encodes the following proteins:
- the crtB gene encoding cyanoexosortase B, translating to MALQQQIKNRNASDLLNLAIIGVLLLLFAPILLHWFDGWLHKNISTEHEYFSHGIIGLPFAAYLVWMNRKKWKRLPDTIHPLSAVFLLFGAVFYLSGVMEWVNLSLPVILVGLCLWFKGIAGLRSQGFPLLLVFLATPTAMPYLIAPYTLPLQSFIAGTAGFILNQFGMDVTVNEVNLYVGGRIVEVAPYCAGLKMLFTTLYVGLMLLYWTDALSSRRTTISFLSLAAIVSIIANIIRNTLLTFFHGTGQEAAFKWLHEGWGGDVYSACMLVSLVPLLNWLASYFSASQETQQEAES from the coding sequence ATGGCACTCCAGCAACAGATAAAAAATAGAAACGCCTCAGACTTATTAAATCTAGCTATTATAGGCGTTTTGCTGCTGCTTTTTGCTCCTATATTGCTACACTGGTTCGATGGTTGGCTGCACAAAAATATCAGTACAGAACACGAATATTTCAGCCACGGAATTATTGGTTTACCATTTGCGGCTTATCTAGTCTGGATGAACCGGAAAAAGTGGAAACGTTTGCCAGATACCATCCATCCTTTGAGCGCTGTTTTCTTGTTATTCGGGGCAGTTTTTTACCTTAGCGGTGTTATGGAGTGGGTTAACCTTTCCTTGCCCGTTATTTTGGTAGGATTATGCCTATGGTTTAAAGGAATAGCAGGTTTGCGATCGCAAGGATTCCCCCTGCTATTAGTATTTTTGGCAACCCCAACAGCAATGCCATATCTGATTGCTCCCTATACCTTGCCTCTTCAAAGCTTCATCGCTGGTACAGCAGGCTTCATCCTGAATCAATTTGGTATGGATGTAACCGTAAACGAGGTAAATCTCTATGTGGGAGGAAGGATTGTGGAAGTTGCTCCCTATTGTGCTGGGCTGAAAATGTTGTTTACTACTCTCTACGTAGGCTTGATGCTGCTTTATTGGACAGACGCTTTGTCTTCACGCCGCACAACTATATCGTTTTTATCTCTTGCTGCGATCGTTAGTATTATTGCGAATATCATTCGTAATACTTTACTGACTTTCTTTCACGGCACAGGTCAAGAAGCAGCTTTTAAATGGCTCCATGAGGGTTGGGGTGGTGATGTCTACTCTGCTTGTATGCTGGTGTCATTAGTGCCCTTACTGAATTGGCTGGCTAGCTATTTTTCAGCATCTCAAGAAACTCAGCAAGAAGCGGAAAGTTAG
- a CDS encoding hybrid sensor histidine kinase/response regulator, whose product MNVDDFSQQIETLRSRVTILLQSTASERYSQQKLTAEAFEELKIALEEMRVVSEELQATRMVVEKERQRYQELFDFAPDGYLVTDIYGTILEANQATTVLLNISERFLIRKPLVSFIAQSDRQAFFDYLAQLQHLDRGGEWEVCVQPREKVCFDVALTVVTVRNEECKPVALRWLMRDITKRRRLESERKLLFASEQIARIAAEAAERRSNFLAEASRVLASSLDYRTTLTSMAQLAVPTLADCCIVDVVENNSVAFTNPVIAASEPQKEALVRELRQRYPIPIDADRGLPKVLRTGKPELVTDILESSLQKNTWNQEYLNLLQVKSYMVVPLLVRKRKLGTIVFASTQVGRYYTIVDLAMAEEVAQRAASAIENAQLYRQAQEANRIKDEFLAIVSHELRTPLNSMLGWVQVIRNRKLDEAVTSKALETIERNAKLQRKLIEDILDISRIVQGKIRLNLHKVDLVIVINAAIEAVYPTSEIKDIRVESKLDLSVGEVMGDAERLQQIVWNLLSNAVKFTPSGGRVEVCLEQVNSNAKISVSDTGKGINADFLPYIFERFRQADSTTTRADSGLGLGLAIVNHLVEMHSGTVHAFSEGEERGATFTVLLPLIEAQPEQLIKESQVKVNNLLALDGLQILLVDDNADTRELIAFILQQSGAQVTSVSSVGEALEALVRLRPNILVSDIGMPDEDGYSLIRQVRSQEALRGEKIPAVALTAFARDEERRLALEAGFQVHLSKPIEPDKLVKVLANLVKGNQQF is encoded by the coding sequence ATGAATGTAGACGATTTTAGTCAGCAAATAGAGACATTACGCTCACGGGTGACGATATTATTGCAAAGTACTGCAAGTGAACGGTACTCACAACAAAAGCTAACAGCAGAAGCTTTTGAAGAACTGAAAATTGCTTTGGAGGAAATGAGAGTCGTCTCCGAGGAACTACAAGCAACACGAATGGTAGTAGAGAAGGAGCGTCAGCGCTACCAAGAGTTATTTGATTTTGCGCCTGATGGTTACTTGGTAACTGATATTTATGGCACTATTCTTGAAGCTAACCAAGCTACTACTGTCTTACTTAATATCTCAGAGCGATTTTTGATTCGTAAACCGTTGGTTAGTTTTATCGCCCAGTCAGATCGTCAAGCTTTTTTTGATTATCTGGCTCAGTTGCAGCATCTCGACCGGGGCGGAGAATGGGAAGTGTGTGTACAACCACGAGAAAAAGTCTGTTTTGATGTTGCTTTGACAGTAGTTACCGTCCGTAACGAGGAGTGTAAGCCAGTTGCTCTGCGCTGGCTAATGCGCGATATTACCAAGCGTAGGCGTTTAGAGTCCGAGCGAAAACTGTTATTTGCCAGCGAGCAAATTGCCCGGATTGCAGCCGAAGCGGCAGAGAGGCGCTCTAATTTTTTGGCTGAAGCAAGTCGTGTGCTGGCATCTTCCTTAGATTACCGTACAACTCTCACGAGTATGGCACAACTAGCAGTGCCTACCCTTGCCGATTGTTGCATTGTAGATGTCGTTGAAAATAATTCGGTAGCCTTTACTAACCCAGTCATCGCTGCTTCGGAACCGCAGAAAGAAGCACTAGTGCGAGAACTCCGACAACGCTATCCAATTCCTATCGATGCCGATCGTGGACTACCAAAGGTTTTACGGACTGGTAAGCCGGAACTGGTTACAGACATTCTTGAGTCTTCATTGCAGAAAAACACATGGAACCAGGAATATCTCAATTTACTGCAAGTTAAGTCTTATATGGTTGTGCCCCTGTTAGTGCGGAAACGCAAATTAGGGACAATTGTATTTGCCTCTACACAAGTAGGACGGTATTACACAATTGTAGACCTAGCAATGGCTGAAGAAGTTGCCCAACGCGCAGCTTCTGCTATTGAAAATGCACAGCTTTATCGCCAAGCCCAGGAAGCCAACCGAATTAAAGACGAATTTTTAGCGATCGTCTCTCACGAACTTCGTACACCTCTCAACTCGATGCTGGGTTGGGTTCAAGTAATCCGTAATCGAAAATTGGATGAAGCAGTTACTTCTAAGGCACTGGAGACAATCGAACGAAATGCAAAACTTCAAAGGAAACTGATTGAAGATATCCTGGATATTTCACGGATTGTACAAGGTAAAATCCGCCTAAATCTCCATAAAGTTGACCTGGTAATTGTAATTAACGCGGCGATTGAGGCTGTATATCCCACATCTGAGATTAAAGATATTCGAGTTGAATCTAAGCTTGACTTGTCAGTAGGTGAGGTTATGGGTGATGCAGAACGCCTGCAACAAATAGTCTGGAATTTGCTCTCTAACGCCGTCAAGTTTACACCTAGCGGAGGCCGAGTTGAAGTGTGTCTGGAGCAGGTAAACTCAAATGCGAAGATTTCTGTCTCTGACACAGGTAAGGGAATTAATGCTGACTTTCTACCTTATATATTTGAGCGCTTCCGTCAAGCTGATAGCACAACTACTAGAGCAGACAGTGGTTTGGGGCTGGGACTGGCAATTGTAAACCACTTAGTAGAAATGCACTCAGGCACAGTTCATGCATTTAGTGAAGGGGAAGAACGGGGAGCAACATTTACAGTCTTGTTGCCTCTAATAGAAGCGCAACCAGAGCAGTTAATTAAAGAAAGTCAAGTAAAAGTCAATAACCTCTTAGCGCTTGATGGGTTGCAAATCCTCCTTGTAGATGATAATGCCGATACTCGTGAGTTAATTGCCTTCATTCTTCAACAGTCGGGAGCGCAGGTGACATCGGTTAGCTCAGTAGGTGAAGCCTTGGAAGCACTGGTACGATTAAGACCAAATATTTTAGTCAGTGATATTGGAATGCCAGATGAGGATGGTTATTCGCTAATTCGCCAAGTGCGATCGCAAGAAGCCCTTCGTGGGGAGAAGATTCCAGCTGTAGCACTAACGGCATTTGCTAGAGATGAAGAACGCCGCCTGGCTCTGGAAGCCGGATTCCAGGTTCATCTATCTAAACCAATCGAGCCAGATAAGTTGGTGAAAGTACTGGCGAACCTAGTTAAAGGCAACCAACAATTTTAA
- the mazG gene encoding nucleoside triphosphate pyrophosphohydrolase has protein sequence MTNDKVDTLAALQELIEIVAKLRSPDGGCPWDLAQTPETLTPYVIEEAYEVVDAIKSGDKNAIAEELGDLLLQVVLQAQIASESGQFSLKEITQGISQKLIRRHPHVFGDVSVTSVDEVRQNWEQIKAAEKGEPSPEAQKLSAKLGRYGRTLPPLTAAMKISQKAAAIGFEWENIQGVWDKFHEELGEFQQALAAETPERQQAELGDLLFAVIQLARWHNLDPSAGLQGTNQRFVQRLEKMEAVVDRPLSDYSLDELETLWQQAKAQLANEKRKE, from the coding sequence ATGACAAATGACAAAGTTGATACTTTGGCGGCGTTGCAAGAATTGATTGAGATAGTAGCAAAATTGCGATCGCCTGATGGTGGTTGTCCGTGGGATTTGGCGCAAACTCCCGAAACGCTAACCCCTTATGTGATTGAAGAAGCTTATGAGGTGGTGGATGCAATTAAAAGTGGGGATAAAAATGCGATCGCAGAAGAGTTAGGCGATTTATTATTACAGGTGGTATTGCAAGCCCAAATTGCCAGCGAATCTGGACAATTTTCCCTCAAAGAAATAACTCAGGGGATTTCCCAAAAGTTGATTCGCCGTCACCCTCATGTCTTTGGTGATGTATCGGTGACAAGTGTGGATGAGGTGCGGCAAAATTGGGAACAAATCAAGGCTGCGGAAAAAGGCGAACCATCCCCAGAGGCGCAAAAACTTAGTGCTAAACTCGGTCGTTATGGGCGTACTCTTCCCCCGTTGACAGCAGCGATGAAGATTTCTCAAAAGGCTGCGGCGATCGGGTTTGAATGGGAAAATATTCAGGGCGTTTGGGATAAATTTCATGAAGAGTTAGGGGAGTTTCAACAGGCTTTAGCTGCGGAAACACCCGAACGACAACAAGCAGAATTAGGCGATTTACTGTTTGCAGTTATTCAGCTAGCGCGTTGGCATAATCTCGATCCTAGCGCCGGTTTGCAAGGCACAAATCAGCGATTTGTGCAGCGATTAGAAAAAATGGAGGCAGTTGTCGATCGCCCCCTTTCTGATTACAGTTTGGATGAGTTAGAAACTCTTTGGCAACAGGCAAAAGCCCAACTTGCTAATGAAAAGAGGAAGGAGTAG
- a CDS encoding metal-binding protein: MPSGRTHDRITMYALPLVAGVTLWQTRSSNATLLVAGGFLFGGLMFGPDLDIYSVQFQRWGFLRWIWLPYQKSLRHRSFLSHGPIIGTILRILYLGCLLAILAIFVLAIAQRLWNLSFTWQDLGGTVGRSLGQYNTEYIALFLGLELGAMSHSLSDWSGSAYKRFQKQGIRGLLPSGKMKKRKVTSRGSRRATVSRKSNGRTTKDKGQMTNDK, from the coding sequence ATGCCCTCTGGTCGGACGCACGATCGCATTACTATGTATGCTCTGCCATTGGTGGCGGGCGTTACTTTGTGGCAGACTCGCAGTAGCAATGCGACTTTGTTGGTTGCAGGCGGGTTTCTATTTGGAGGGCTGATGTTTGGCCCCGATTTGGATATTTACTCTGTGCAATTTCAACGCTGGGGTTTCTTGCGCTGGATTTGGCTACCTTATCAAAAAAGTCTGCGGCATCGTTCTTTTTTATCCCACGGGCCGATTATTGGCACAATTCTGCGGATACTTTATCTGGGGTGTTTGCTAGCAATCTTGGCAATTTTCGTTTTGGCAATTGCCCAAAGGTTATGGAATCTGAGTTTTACTTGGCAAGATTTGGGTGGAACTGTGGGGCGATCGCTCGGGCAATACAATACTGAATATATTGCCCTGTTTTTGGGTTTGGAACTTGGTGCGATGAGTCATTCTCTTAGCGATTGGAGCGGTTCTGCATACAAGCGCTTTCAAAAACAGGGGATTCGGGGGTTGCTTCCTAGTGGCAAAATGAAGAAGCGGAAAGTTACAAGTCGCGGTAGTCGTCGAGCTACAGTTAGCAGAAAGAGCAACGGAAGAACGACAAAGGACAAAGGACAAATGACAAATGACAAATGA
- a CDS encoding GAF domain-containing sensor histidine kinase: MIEPENKLFALKDGWDSHESREQQRLKALSDLGLRQPETIPVFEEATQTAAHFLEAPISILGFVDQERHWFKSSVGLSRLGLMNHLAQSRQLSRRESFCTQVVESLQIFVINDTHKLTDPVLASSKLVQDYGIRAYLGAPLIDAEGHCLGALAVMDLVPRNFTNRDIEFLQIIARWSMSEFERNRLLQGKLESSTAAIPPIFSLNDERNTEIKITAPTKDSDSVSTKQLKLELLGQLTQELRTPLTSVLGMAGVLGREIYGPLTTKQREYLEIIQHSGRYLLSLVNEITELGAMDDNSTVLNLAPVDIEMLCQQAINTLEEVANRREQDIRLSIEPGRNRIWPLDKEKVRQILYHLVFSVIQLSATGSVVRIHVSYKEDTLNITIWVSHPWLGDGITEVDPYFRLNSLSLLELTGEVASYNTHTESQKQLDTSSVAVENSKNLSDSHSNFFAASSGINLAKSTGTLSRESLGLLLSCQLAELHRGQILIQGSPESGYRYVLSLPLQLATPSQAISDV; this comes from the coding sequence ATGATAGAGCCTGAAAACAAATTATTTGCCCTAAAGGATGGTTGGGATTCTCATGAATCAAGAGAACAACAACGCCTCAAAGCTTTGTCAGATTTAGGTTTGCGGCAACCAGAAACGATTCCGGTTTTTGAAGAAGCCACACAGACTGCTGCCCACTTTTTGGAAGCGCCAATTTCCATATTGGGATTTGTAGATCAAGAACGTCACTGGTTCAAGTCATCGGTGGGCTTATCTAGGCTAGGGCTAATGAATCATTTAGCACAAAGCCGCCAACTGTCACGCCGGGAATCATTCTGCACTCAGGTAGTAGAGAGTCTTCAAATATTTGTAATTAATGATACTCATAAACTTACAGACCCAGTGCTTGCTAGCAGCAAATTGGTGCAGGATTATGGCATTCGTGCTTACTTAGGAGCGCCACTAATTGATGCTGAAGGACATTGTTTGGGTGCATTGGCGGTGATGGATTTAGTGCCGCGCAATTTTACAAACCGAGACATTGAGTTTTTACAAATCATAGCTCGTTGGAGCATGAGTGAATTTGAGCGTAACCGACTCCTGCAAGGGAAACTCGAATCAAGCACTGCTGCGATACCTCCTATATTTTCACTCAATGACGAACGGAACACAGAGATTAAAATCACCGCACCCACTAAAGATAGCGACTCTGTTTCTACCAAGCAACTGAAGTTAGAACTTTTAGGTCAGCTAACTCAGGAGTTACGCACGCCCTTAACATCTGTACTCGGTATGGCTGGCGTTTTAGGACGTGAGATTTATGGGCCTTTGACGACTAAGCAAAGAGAATATTTGGAAATTATCCAACACAGTGGTCGATATTTACTTTCCCTAGTAAATGAAATTACTGAACTAGGAGCTATGGATGACAACTCAACTGTACTTAATCTAGCTCCTGTGGATATCGAAATGCTGTGTCAACAAGCTATCAATACTTTAGAAGAAGTGGCTAATCGGCGCGAGCAAGATATTCGCCTCTCTATAGAACCGGGACGCAATCGCATTTGGCCTTTAGATAAAGAAAAGGTGCGACAAATCCTTTATCACCTGGTTTTCAGTGTGATTCAACTTTCGGCTACAGGTAGCGTTGTTCGCATTCATGTATCTTACAAGGAAGATACACTCAACATTACTATTTGGGTTTCCCATCCCTGGTTAGGGGATGGCATAACAGAGGTCGATCCCTACTTCCGTCTCAATTCTTTGTCGCTGCTAGAGTTAACAGGCGAAGTAGCAAGTTACAATACTCATACAGAAAGCCAGAAGCAACTAGATACTTCATCTGTAGCAGTGGAAAATTCAAAAAACTTGAGTGATTCTCACTCAAATTTCTTTGCTGCTAGTTCAGGGATAAATTTAGCTAAATCAACTGGAACTCTTTCTCGTGAAAGCTTGGGGCTATTGCTAAGTTGTCAACTGGCAGAGTTGCACAGGGGACAAATTTTGATTCAAGGTTCACCCGAATCAGGATATCGTTATGTGCTTTCTTTGCCACTCCAACTGGCAACTCCCTCACAAGCTATTAGCGATGTCTAA
- a CDS encoding cyanoexosortase B system-associated protein translates to MISFSKFFKENQLSQVAALLLLLLLLAIGGVPGYLTGHWQWKQPPPIATLNELKEIRNTGLTLPGWQTIEQADQQIGEHKWSLQLLKKQGSQSQAILLLLPQNGPMDQPEVEWTDVNGWGRSRWGKWDVAQFRSAEFTVKPPAKSASNLGTKVEARFFRAATPQQTFAVLQWYAMPDGGNPSPFHWFLADQLAQWRKQRIPWVSVSILIPMEPLGQVETSWPLAQSIGETVQAELMAGAL, encoded by the coding sequence ATGATTTCCTTCTCCAAGTTTTTCAAGGAAAACCAATTGAGTCAAGTAGCAGCACTTTTATTACTGCTACTGCTACTAGCAATAGGAGGGGTTCCTGGATATCTGACAGGACACTGGCAATGGAAACAGCCCCCACCTATTGCTACCCTCAACGAGTTAAAAGAGATCCGCAACACTGGGTTGACCCTTCCTGGTTGGCAAACTATTGAACAAGCAGACCAGCAAATTGGCGAACATAAATGGTCTTTACAGCTACTTAAAAAACAAGGTTCTCAATCCCAGGCAATCCTGCTTTTGCTGCCGCAAAATGGGCCTATGGATCAACCAGAAGTAGAGTGGACAGATGTTAACGGCTGGGGAAGGTCACGCTGGGGAAAGTGGGATGTAGCTCAATTTCGTTCTGCTGAATTTACTGTGAAACCGCCTGCAAAGTCGGCTTCTAATCTTGGAACTAAAGTAGAAGCTAGGTTTTTTCGCGCCGCCACACCACAGCAAACCTTCGCTGTCTTGCAATGGTACGCTATGCCAGACGGTGGGAATCCATCACCTTTTCACTGGTTCTTGGCAGATCAATTGGCCCAGTGGCGTAAGCAACGCATTCCCTGGGTAAGTGTAAGCATTCTGATCCCAATGGAACCTTTAGGGCAAGTAGAAACATCTTGGCCTTTAGCCCAGTCTATCGGAGAAACAGTGCAAGCTGAATTGATGGCAGGCGCTTTGTAG
- a CDS encoding DegT/DnrJ/EryC1/StrS family aminotransferase: MTIRVPFVDLKLQHEPIQTQLQDAIQSVLEQGDFILGQALSDFEAAFAAVSGAAYGVGVASGTDAIALGLQACNIGAGDEVILPANTFIATLIGVIRAGAKPILVDCDRQTALIDLRKAAKAITPQTKAIIPVHLYGQMVSPRELINFADTYKLLIFEDAAQAHLAERDGYHAGSVGIAAAFSFYPSKNLGAFGDGGMLLTRDSDVAQKMVRLRNYGASQKYFHTEAGTNSRLDTLQAAVLHRKLPYLPQWNRDRLTIAQQYDSELAPLATTGIIPIENQSGTGHVYHLYVIKIDDSCPIERQQLQEKLTAVGIQTGIHYPIPCHLQPAFTNLGYQPGDFPEAEKLSQQILSLPMYPGLSSSQVKEVVAAIAHAVSTTSKVDEPSTADLGSVVA; the protein is encoded by the coding sequence ATGACCATTAGAGTTCCTTTTGTAGACCTGAAGTTACAACACGAACCAATTCAAACGCAATTACAAGATGCAATCCAATCTGTATTGGAACAGGGAGATTTTATTTTAGGGCAAGCACTCTCAGATTTTGAAGCAGCATTTGCGGCAGTTTCTGGGGCAGCTTATGGGGTTGGTGTTGCATCAGGAACAGATGCGATCGCTCTTGGATTGCAAGCGTGTAATATTGGTGCTGGTGATGAAGTGATTTTACCAGCAAACACTTTTATCGCCACCTTGATTGGGGTTATCCGGGCTGGCGCAAAGCCAATTCTGGTAGATTGCGATCGCCAAACTGCTTTAATTGACTTAAGAAAAGCAGCAAAGGCAATTACACCTCAGACCAAAGCAATAATCCCTGTGCATCTTTATGGTCAAATGGTATCACCACGCGAACTAATAAACTTTGCCGATACCTACAAACTACTAATTTTTGAAGATGCCGCCCAAGCACACCTCGCCGAAAGAGACGGATATCACGCTGGTTCAGTAGGAATAGCAGCAGCTTTTAGTTTCTATCCCAGCAAAAATTTGGGAGCATTTGGGGATGGAGGAATGCTGCTGACACGAGATTCAGATGTAGCCCAGAAGATGGTGCGCTTGCGAAATTACGGTGCATCGCAAAAGTATTTTCATACTGAAGCAGGTACGAATAGCCGCTTGGATACTTTACAAGCAGCAGTTTTGCACCGAAAATTACCATATTTGCCACAGTGGAATCGCGATCGCTTAACTATAGCCCAACAGTATGATAGCGAACTAGCGCCCTTGGCAACTACTGGTATTATCCCTATAGAAAACCAAAGTGGTACAGGACACGTTTATCATCTTTATGTGATTAAAATTGATGATTCTTGCCCGATAGAGCGCCAGCAACTCCAGGAAAAACTCACAGCAGTAGGAATTCAAACTGGCATTCACTACCCAATTCCTTGTCATCTCCAACCGGCATTCACTAACTTAGGCTACCAGCCAGGAGATTTTCCAGAAGCAGAAAAACTCTCACAGCAAATCTTATCATTACCGATGTATCCTGGTTTGAGCAGTAGCCAAGTTAAAGAAGTTGTAGCTGCGATCGCTCATGCAGTCTCAACAACTTCTAAGGTAGATGAACCCTCCACTGCCGACCTTGGCAGCGTGGTAGCCTGA
- a CDS encoding IctB family putative bicarbonate transporter, translated as MNLVWQRFTLSSLPLKEYLATSYVHRYLVGLLSPWRQTSILLQWGDATAAALLSLIYALAPFASSTLVGLLLVACVGFWLLLTLSDEVTPANVSSVTPIHLLVLLYWGIAVIATALSPVKKAALNDLGTLTLYLLLFALCARVLRSPRLRSWIIILYLHVSLIVSVYGLRQWFFGATALATWVDPESPLSKTTRVYSYLGNPNLLAGYLLPAVIFSLVAIFAWQSWLKKALALTMLIVNTACLILTFSRGGWIGLVVAILAVMALLVYWKSLEMPPFWRTWSLPIILGGLIGVLLLAVIFIDPVQVRVLSIFADRKDSSNNFRRNVWDAVFEMIRDRPIFGIGPGHNSFNKVYPLYQRPRYTALSAYSILFEVTVETGFVGLAFFLWLIIVTFNTAFLQVRRLRQIRSGEGFWLIGAIAILLGMLAHGTVDTVWYRPEVNTLWWLIVALIASYWKPLAQNQTSSSNPEPALN; from the coding sequence ATGAATTTAGTCTGGCAACGATTTACTTTATCATCTTTACCGCTCAAAGAATATCTTGCTACCAGTTACGTACACCGTTATCTGGTCGGACTGTTAAGTCCTTGGCGGCAAACCAGCATCTTACTTCAGTGGGGAGATGCGACAGCAGCTGCTTTACTCAGCTTAATATATGCCCTTGCACCTTTTGCTTCGAGTACGTTAGTAGGTTTGTTACTGGTGGCTTGTGTGGGATTTTGGTTGTTGTTAACTTTATCTGATGAAGTCACACCAGCAAATGTCTCGTCAGTCACTCCCATTCACCTGCTGGTATTGCTCTATTGGGGAATTGCTGTCATCGCAACAGCATTATCACCAGTGAAAAAGGCGGCACTTAACGACTTGGGAACGTTGACCTTGTATTTGCTACTATTTGCCCTTTGTGCCAGGGTACTAAGGTCGCCTCGTCTCCGGTCTTGGATTATCATTCTTTACCTGCATGTATCGTTAATTGTCAGTGTCTATGGATTGCGGCAATGGTTTTTTGGAGCCACAGCACTGGCAACTTGGGTCGATCCTGAATCTCCTCTGTCTAAGACTACAAGAGTCTACAGTTATTTAGGTAATCCCAATTTATTGGCAGGATACCTTTTACCAGCAGTAATTTTTAGTTTAGTGGCAATTTTTGCATGGCAAAGCTGGCTCAAAAAAGCTCTAGCATTAACAATGCTGATTGTCAATACTGCCTGCCTGATCCTGACTTTTAGTCGTGGCGGTTGGATTGGACTAGTGGTGGCAATTTTAGCTGTGATGGCATTGCTAGTTTATTGGAAAAGTCTGGAAATGCCTCCTTTTTGGCGTACTTGGTCGCTACCGATTATCTTGGGGGGTTTAATTGGGGTATTATTGCTAGCAGTAATATTTATAGATCCAGTGCAGGTTCGGGTCTTGAGTATTTTTGCCGATCGCAAAGATAGCAGTAATAATTTTCGCCGAAATGTGTGGGATGCTGTCTTTGAGATGATTCGCGATCGCCCAATTTTCGGTATTGGCCCCGGTCACAACTCTTTTAATAAAGTTTATCCTCTCTACCAACGCCCTCGTTACACTGCTTTAAGTGCTTATTCGATTTTGTTTGAAGTGACTGTAGAAACTGGATTTGTTGGTTTAGCCTTCTTTCTCTGGCTAATAATCGTTACATTTAATACGGCATTTTTGCAAGTCCGACGATTGCGACAAATCAGAAGTGGAGAGGGATTTTGGTTAATTGGGGCGATCGCTATTTTGTTGGGTATGCTAGCTCACGGCACTGTAGATACTGTCTGGTATCGTCCTGAAGTCAATACCCTCTGGTGGCTCATAGTTGCCTTAATTGCCAGTTACTGGAAACCTTTAGCTCAAAATCAGACAAGTTCATCTAACCCTGAACCAGCATTAAACTAA
- a CDS encoding transporter substrate-binding domain-containing protein, with product MINAIATRFRQLMARRKNPIGYFDRQDCKNKTRRSLALYTSIGLIGGILALLLIASPGLSQKPEPQQSPKLQQPLLVGTRVIPPFVLSNKGELSGFSIDLWRSIANQIGVESKFIEYSSVPELLSAIKDSKVNLGIAAISITSEREQNFDFSLPIFAGGLQIMVRNVDSKNSAFPNILQLFFSTGLLQVIGIALVLIVLAAHIIWLSERNHKEGMISQSYFPGIFKACWWAAATLATQADEMPKGVLGRLIAVVWMFIGVLFVAYFTASATTSLTVQQLQSDIRSINDLPGKVVATTAGSTAATYLQEHHISILEVPKIEEAYNALQTKKADAVVFDAPVLLFYAANEGKGKVQIVGSILREESYGIIMPNNSPYRKPINQALLNLKENDTYQSLYDKWFSPKES from the coding sequence ATGATAAATGCGATCGCTACTAGATTTCGCCAACTTATGGCTCGGAGGAAAAACCCGATTGGCTATTTTGACAGACAGGACTGCAAAAACAAAACCAGGCGTTCCTTAGCACTGTATACCTCTATAGGATTAATAGGGGGAATTTTGGCATTGTTATTAATAGCATCCCCAGGACTGTCCCAAAAACCAGAACCCCAACAATCGCCAAAACTCCAACAACCATTATTAGTAGGTACACGAGTTATACCGCCTTTTGTACTATCAAACAAAGGTGAGCTATCGGGATTCAGTATCGACCTTTGGCGCAGCATTGCTAACCAAATCGGTGTAGAGTCTAAATTTATTGAATATTCCAGTGTGCCAGAACTGCTTTCTGCGATTAAAGACAGCAAAGTCAACTTGGGGATTGCAGCTATCTCAATTACATCTGAACGCGAGCAGAATTTTGATTTCTCATTACCCATTTTTGCTGGGGGGCTGCAAATTATGGTACGAAACGTAGATAGTAAAAACAGTGCCTTTCCAAATATTTTGCAATTGTTTTTCTCTACTGGCCTCTTGCAGGTAATAGGCATTGCCCTAGTGCTAATTGTCTTAGCAGCCCACATTATTTGGTTATCTGAGCGCAATCACAAAGAAGGGATGATTTCTCAATCATACTTTCCTGGCATTTTTAAAGCTTGTTGGTGGGCAGCTGCCACATTAGCGACTCAAGCCGATGAAATGCCCAAGGGAGTGCTGGGACGTTTAATAGCTGTAGTCTGGATGTTCATCGGAGTCCTCTTTGTCGCCTACTTTACAGCCAGCGCGACTACTTCATTAACAGTGCAGCAACTTCAGAGCGATATCAGGAGTATAAACGATTTACCAGGCAAGGTAGTGGCTACAACTGCGGGTAGCACAGCGGCGACATATCTGCAAGAACATCATATTTCAATTTTAGAAGTCCCCAAAATTGAAGAAGCTTACAATGCTTTGCAAACAAAAAAAGCTGATGCTGTGGTGTTTGATGCACCTGTACTCCTGTTTTATGCTGCCAATGAAGGCAAAGGGAAAGTACAGATTGTTGGCAGTATCTTGCGTGAAGAAAGCTACGGCATCATTATGCCTAACAACAGTCCCTACCGCAAACCAATTAATCAGGCCCTACTGAATCTAAAAGAAAATGATACTTATCAATCGTTATATGATAAGTGGTTTTCTCCTAAAGAATCTTGA